DNA sequence from the Rubripirellula tenax genome:
CGGACTTCACTATGCGGCCGTCGCGACACCTGATGTTGGCGGATCGGCTGCGGAAGATCTGAATCGATCGCTTGGCATCACGGCAACGCATGGACCATTGACGATGGACGCCGCATACGCCAGTTCAATGGCGTCGGTCGGCGATTTCGAAACCGTGATCGGCGTGGTGAAGGGTGTCACAATGGAAGCGAGAATCACGCGATTGATTACGCTGCCTAGCGTCGCTTACATGATGGTGCCGCTGGGAACGCTGCCCGACCTAGAAGAACATGGGGCGACGATGCAGTCGCTCGTTTGGCGACTGGACCTTCAGCCTCAATGGGCCGACGCGGGATACTTCACTGCCAATGTGCAGTGAAAAGGTGCAGTGAAAAGGTGCAGTGACAGGGTGCACCGCCTAGGTGCAGTGAACGGGAATCACCATCGAATGCCGCCGCCCCAGGAGCTGTCCGAGCCACGACCGGAGCTGCTGCCACCCGATTGAATCCATGATCGGTCCTGAGTGTTGCGGCGGCGGCCGGCTCGGCGGGCGTGTTCTTGCAAAGCTCCACCGGCCGCGTGTGCCATCGCGTTGATCAACACCTGTGTCATCGGGTGCGTCGCGACGGCTGTGATCTGTTCCATTGCCGTCGGCCCCCATCGTTGGGCGCTGCGAATCTCGCTCCACAACATTTCGGCATTGCCGGACTGGATCGCACGGTTGACGTGCATCGGTACATCCAACGTACCGACAAACTGTGATCGCGCCGAATCGAATCCCGCCGACCGAAACTGTTGGATCAATCGTCCCATGTCTTCCAAGAAAGCCTGGATCTTCAACGTCTCGTTCTGATGCTGCTGGGCCGCTTCGTCGTATGATCCGACTTTGGCTTCCACGTTCATCAACTGGGCAACGATTTGATCGTCCGTCAAATCGATCGTCGATGTCGCTCGACGTTTAAGATCACGCGAATCGATTTGCTGCAACATGTTGCGAAACAAGTCGATCGCCTCGCGGTAATACGTCCCACGCGGATCATCTGCTTCCGTCAACTGCGATTGAACAAGATTCGTTTCGGCGATCAGCTTGTCGAGGATCCGAATCTGATCGTCTCGGCGTCGTTGCATTGCCGAGTTCGCTTCGATCTTGGCCGGCAAGCCCAAGCCAGCGGCGACGTGGTCGCGACGGCGTTCCAGTTCGTCCATCACCACGTCAAGCGATTGTCGATCATCGGCGATAATCTGGCGCATTTGCTCGGGTGTCTTCTTTAGAAAATCGTAGCCCTGCTTTGCCTTGTTGTAGTCGACCATTTTGCCGACCCAGCGATCCATGCGGCGAGTGAAGCCACGATGCTTGTATTCCGCCGTCCCAAACTTTCGGTCCTGAAGATACTTGAACAACGTACTGGCTTCGTACGCCGGCAGCTTTCTAGCCGAATCCTGTTCGATCTCGTGCAAGTTTGCTTCCGCCCGCTCTAGCGCCGCTTCCGCGACGGCCGCGCGATCGGCCAACTCGACGAACGGGCCATCTTGGCGAAGCTGCTGTTCGACTTGGTCTGCCAACTGCTTTTGCGATTCGATCAGCTCGTCAAGGTCGTGATTGATCGTCAGCAACGTCGCATCCTCGGTCTGCCGCCGTGCATCCAACTTCGTAAGCTCGGTGTGGAGGTGGTCACACTGCTGTTGCTTGCGACGAAATACTTGGGACATCGCCGGCTGGACCTCGACCCACGTCGCCCGAATCGATTCCGGCGTCAGATCGGGCAGATAGAACTCGGCCAGCTTCACCAACGATTCGCTTCGGGTATCGTCCAATTGATCGCGCTGTTGTGTCGCTTCGGTGATGCGAGCGCGCACCGATTCGAGCAGTGCTTGGGTTTGCGAATAGGCATCCATCAATTGCTGATGAACAACGGGTCCAGAGATCGGCATCGGGAGGTCTGACCTGACGAGAGAACGAAAGCGGAGGTGACTTAAGCGAACAAGAACCAATACGCACCAACGACCGTTGCGGCCGCCGCCGCGCCCGCCATGATGCGGTTTCTCCAAACCCAACAGTGGGCCATGAACCTGCTCATCCCCGGCGCCGGTTCCTGGAAGACATGCAACGTGTCCATGTACTGCCGAATCGCGGCATCGATCTCGGCTTCGGTGACGGTGTCGCCGGACAATCGCGCTGTCCGAAGCAGCTTTTCTCGTAGCGAAGCCCGCAGGTCATCGCGGCGGAACATCTCTTCGGCCGTTTCGCGACGATCCCGCATCTCACGCGCCACATCCATTACCCGCAGCGTCTCCTGGAGCGACAGATTCTCCAGCGGCGAGGGCATTTCTTGGGAATTTAGCGATGACGACGCTGGGGCGGTGGCTTGCGCGTTGGCTGAGGCCGAAGGCATTTCGCGGACGCTTCCAAAGGAAAAGTGGGGATCAAACAAACCGAACAGTCTGCCTATTCTATGAAAACGGCACTCTGGCGGCAGGGTGGCACGATTGCAGCCGACTCGACCAAGCGCTAATCTTACGGGTGTACGATTGATACGCAGTTTTCACCCGAAAACGCACGCCTCTTTCTCGGAGACTTCCCCGGCCATGTCAGAACAAGCTCAAGCGTCTGCGCCCAACCCCTCTTCGCAAGCCGAATCGGCCCAGCAGACTCGCGACATGAAGTCGATGAAGGAATATCTCGACCGCGCGGTCGTCGTGCTGAAAAAATTCGGTATCGACAGCAAAAACACGGCCCCACAAGAAATGATCAACCTGCTCGAAGAGGTCAAACACCTCGACGAAGACAAGGTGCTGGCCATCGCGGAAGTCATCCAACACATGAGTTCGTTCAACCAATTGGTCCGCGAGAACGTCGAAAGCATCAAGATCGGTAACCGCTATATGGACATCACTCAGATGTTCGACTCGGTCCGGGAAGATAGCAAGCGACTGATCATGCAACTGGATGACGGCAAGATCAGCGGCACCGAAAAGGTGTCCAATTGGTGGATGAAGATGCGGCGTGGATCACCAAACGATCGCTTCGAAAAGATCGTTGAAACGTATAGCGAAGTCGCCAAAGACACC
Encoded proteins:
- a CDS encoding DUF6384 family protein; its protein translation is MPSASANAQATAPASSSLNSQEMPSPLENLSLQETLRVMDVAREMRDRRETAEEMFRRDDLRASLREKLLRTARLSGDTVTEAEIDAAIRQYMDTLHVFQEPAPGMSRFMAHCWVWRNRIMAGAAAAATVVGAYWFLFA